A window of Gemmatimonadota bacterium contains these coding sequences:
- a CDS encoding RNA methyltransferase, translating into MKSKVVFILAGTRSPGNLGAVCRAAKAFGFPEVRLVDPRMDPADPEAVRLSHGAEDVLEGARVCDSLRDALDGCSRSCATTARPRDWSRPVLDPGAMASRAADSPAPLGLLFGPEDRGLTNEQLAACDEVVSIPLPSNPGATLSLPQAATILASELSRAYGHSTIHPPARSDRSARGARPLNSAERNELLGEVESTLREIGFRPRPNETRFRGSLRDFLARAGTTHGDRLLLRFVLAQTGKWKRRIAGNSGESP; encoded by the coding sequence ATGAAGTCGAAGGTGGTGTTCATTCTCGCAGGAACGCGCTCCCCGGGGAATCTCGGGGCCGTGTGTCGTGCAGCCAAGGCCTTCGGCTTCCCCGAGGTACGCCTCGTGGACCCTCGGATGGATCCCGCGGACCCCGAGGCCGTTCGCCTCTCGCACGGCGCCGAGGATGTGCTGGAAGGCGCACGCGTCTGCGACTCGCTGCGCGACGCGCTGGACGGGTGTTCGCGAAGTTGCGCCACGACCGCCCGTCCGCGCGACTGGTCGCGGCCCGTACTCGATCCTGGGGCCATGGCGTCCCGCGCCGCCGATTCCCCTGCGCCACTCGGGCTTCTCTTCGGGCCGGAGGATCGCGGGCTCACGAACGAACAACTCGCGGCTTGCGACGAAGTCGTCTCCATCCCGCTCCCGAGCAATCCGGGAGCCACGCTCAGTCTTCCGCAGGCCGCCACAATCCTCGCGTCCGAACTGTCGCGCGCGTACGGCCACTCAACGATTCACCCCCCCGCACGGAGTGATCGAAGCGCGCGAGGGGCGCGTCCGTTGAACTCCGCGGAACGGAACGAACTCCTCGGGGAAGTGGAGTCCACACTGCGCGAAATCGGCTTCCGTCCCCGACCGAACGAGACGCGGTTTCGCGGATCTCTTCGCGACTTTCTCGCTCGCGCCGGCACGACCCATGGCGATCGTCTCCTTCTGCGATTCGTTCTTGCCCAGACCGGGAAGTGGAAGCGGCGCATCGCGGGGAACTCCGGGGAGTCTCCGTGA
- a CDS encoding tetratricopeptide repeat protein — translation MLLVLGCLALFALHTHLFRFTQDDAFISIRYAQNLVDGHGLVFNPGERVEGYSNFSWTLLLALLLRLGLPVTTAASALGSAFGVATIAVAARFACRLEGRCGPATVATAALLASNTALAFWAGAGLETALFAFLVTAGLERAYAPGVSRRGRALAPALLAMASLTRPDGPLVFAAWMALRALDTATRRGPSRDDRTWRGVVFDLAVFVAVLLPHAVWKFAYYGDLLPNTYYAKAGSSGEYLARGASYAVDFFRAHGAWGIAPLLALWAALRGGRDSIEARLLAVWVVFAAYIVLIGGDVLYVHRFWLPVLPVGSILTALGICRAGELLSRRFAPGRPRTPALVSAALLLVIAGSSFAITLAPVRDRRTQELLFVRRMRQNGEWFRKRFAPDFVLATPTVGAVGYYSGLPIIDLLGLTDAEIAHHPDPIPGLSDTWREIKYNAGSVLARRPDAILFSTGLRPSSGAEKAFFLYEEFFRSYFPYYYRSTPGRVNIEAIYRLRSDAPGPADTSRLASPDLTFVNEYCDGLLANGAGRGKERAIEHFRKSDEAAPAAFLWAREWWASERVDMGDPAAFPVLRELASRDEHLLMAQLRIAQNDLSNREYASAEARYRAVAELDPDDSLPWIGLADTFRLRGDPESALPFAEKAIQLWNVDPAHLVLYGNLSAQLGRFDPAEWAYRRALLVDPHCRPAIAGLTAVATAREHARNRPDR, via the coding sequence GTGCTGCTCGTTCTGGGCTGTCTGGCGTTGTTCGCCCTGCATACGCATCTCTTCCGATTCACGCAGGACGACGCATTCATCTCCATTCGATATGCGCAAAACCTCGTGGACGGGCACGGCCTCGTGTTCAACCCCGGGGAGCGCGTGGAGGGATACTCCAACTTCTCGTGGACACTCCTTCTGGCGCTGCTTCTCCGCCTGGGCCTTCCCGTGACCACGGCGGCCTCCGCGCTGGGAAGCGCGTTCGGGGTCGCCACGATCGCGGTCGCGGCCCGGTTCGCGTGCCGCCTGGAAGGGCGCTGCGGTCCGGCCACAGTGGCGACGGCGGCGCTTCTGGCATCGAACACCGCGTTGGCGTTCTGGGCCGGGGCCGGGTTGGAGACCGCGCTCTTCGCTTTCCTGGTCACCGCGGGGCTGGAGCGGGCCTACGCGCCCGGGGTGTCCCGCCGTGGGCGCGCGCTGGCTCCCGCGCTTCTTGCCATGGCTTCGCTCACGCGCCCGGATGGGCCGCTTGTTTTTGCCGCGTGGATGGCCCTGCGTGCGCTCGACACCGCCACGCGCCGAGGCCCCTCGCGCGACGACCGCACCTGGCGGGGAGTCGTGTTCGATCTGGCCGTATTTGTCGCGGTCCTCCTTCCCCACGCCGTGTGGAAGTTCGCGTATTACGGCGACCTTCTCCCGAACACCTACTACGCGAAGGCCGGGTCGTCGGGAGAGTATCTGGCTCGCGGCGCGTCCTATGCCGTGGATTTCTTTCGCGCGCACGGCGCATGGGGAATCGCGCCGCTGCTCGCGCTGTGGGCCGCGCTTCGCGGAGGTCGAGATTCCATCGAAGCCCGGCTTCTGGCCGTCTGGGTGGTCTTCGCCGCTTACATCGTCCTCATTGGCGGCGATGTGCTCTATGTCCACCGGTTCTGGCTCCCCGTCCTCCCTGTTGGGTCCATCCTGACGGCTCTGGGAATCTGCCGCGCCGGGGAACTCCTCTCGCGGCGATTCGCGCCCGGGCGGCCACGCACCCCCGCGCTCGTCTCGGCGGCGCTTCTTCTCGTGATCGCCGGAAGTTCCTTCGCCATCACGCTCGCCCCGGTGCGCGACCGGCGAACGCAGGAACTTCTCTTCGTTCGGAGAATGCGCCAGAACGGCGAGTGGTTCCGCAAGCGCTTCGCGCCGGACTTCGTGCTTGCGACACCCACCGTCGGGGCTGTCGGGTATTACTCCGGCCTTCCGATCATCGACCTGCTCGGGTTGACGGACGCGGAGATCGCGCACCACCCGGACCCCATCCCCGGCCTCTCCGACACATGGCGCGAGATCAAGTACAACGCGGGCAGCGTTCTGGCTCGGCGGCCCGACGCGATTCTCTTCTCCACCGGCCTTCGTCCCAGTTCTGGAGCGGAGAAGGCGTTCTTCCTGTACGAAGAGTTCTTCCGCAGCTACTTCCCCTACTACTACCGGTCCACGCCGGGGCGCGTGAACATCGAGGCCATCTATCGCTTGCGGAGCGACGCTCCCGGCCCGGCCGACACATCGCGCCTCGCCTCCCCCGATCTGACCTTCGTCAACGAGTACTGCGACGGGCTTCTGGCCAACGGGGCAGGCCGGGGCAAGGAACGCGCCATCGAACACTTCCGAAAGTCGGACGAAGCCGCACCCGCCGCGTTTCTCTGGGCACGCGAATGGTGGGCGTCGGAGCGGGTCGACATGGGTGACCCGGCCGCGTTCCCTGTGCTCCGTGAGCTGGCAAGCCGTGACGAGCATCTCCTGATGGCGCAGTTGCGGATCGCGCAGAACGACCTTTCCAATCGGGAGTACGCTTCTGCCGAAGCGCGGTATCGTGCGGTGGCGGAGCTGGATCCGGACGACTCGCTCCCCTGGATCGGTCTTGCCGACACCTTTCGCCTGCGCGGCGATCCCGAATCCGCGCTTCCGTTCGCGGAGAAGGCCATACAGCTGTGGAATGTCGATCCGGCACATCTGGTTCTCTACGGGAATCTCTCGGCACAGCTTGGCCGCTTTGATCCCGCCGAGTGGGCGTATCGGCGAGCGCTGCTCGTCGACCCCCACTGCCGTCCGGCGATCGCGGGCCTCACGGCAGTGGCCACGGCGCGGGAGCACGCACGCAACCGGCCCGACCGGTAA
- a CDS encoding glutamine--tRNA ligase/YqeY domain fusion protein, producing the protein MTGQDSASDFIRSAITKDIENGLASDRVRTRFPPEPNGHLHIGHAKSICLNFGIAEEFGGRCVLRFDDTNPISEEEEFVESMVNDVRWLGFARDEDPLFASDYFEQMYELAVRLIREGHAYVDSRSMEEIRETRGTVTAPGTHSPHRDRPAEESEDLFARMRAGEFPDGAHLLRAKIDMAHPNMLLRDPPLYRIRNAPHHRTGDAWHVYPMYDWAHGLEDSIEGVTHSLCTLEFEVHRPLYDWFLEVLGVHHPRQIEFARLNLAYTVTSKRKLAELVSGGHVTGWDDPRMPTLSGLRRRGYTASSIRNFCGEIGVARRDSLVDMALLENSLREELNRTAPRVMAVLRPLKVVIENYPDDQVEMLDAENNPEDEAAGSREIPFSRELYVERTDFLEDAPRKWFRLAPGKEVRLKHAYFVTCREVVKDPNTGEVLELRCTYDPASRGGASPDGRKVRGTLHWVSAAQSVEAEVRIYDRLFREPDPTAGDADFTEHLNEDSLQTLSGCRLEPSLGEVEPGFTCQFMRHGYFRADPVDSRPGSPVFHRTAALRDSWAKLSASS; encoded by the coding sequence ATGACCGGCCAGGACAGTGCCAGCGACTTCATCCGCTCGGCCATCACGAAGGACATCGAGAACGGGCTTGCGAGTGATCGTGTGCGCACGCGTTTCCCACCGGAGCCGAACGGTCATCTGCACATTGGCCACGCCAAATCGATCTGCCTGAACTTCGGGATTGCGGAGGAGTTTGGCGGACGGTGTGTGCTGCGCTTTGACGACACCAATCCGATCTCCGAAGAGGAAGAGTTTGTCGAGTCGATGGTGAACGATGTCCGATGGCTTGGTTTCGCGCGCGACGAGGACCCGCTCTTTGCATCCGACTACTTTGAGCAGATGTACGAACTGGCGGTTCGGTTGATCCGCGAAGGGCACGCATATGTCGACAGCCGGAGCATGGAGGAGATTCGCGAGACGCGGGGAACGGTGACGGCACCGGGGACGCACAGTCCGCATCGCGACCGTCCGGCGGAGGAAAGCGAGGACCTCTTCGCGAGAATGCGGGCCGGGGAGTTCCCCGACGGAGCCCACCTTCTCCGCGCGAAGATCGACATGGCACACCCCAATATGCTCCTGCGCGATCCGCCGCTCTACCGAATCCGAAATGCGCCGCACCACCGGACCGGCGATGCCTGGCATGTCTACCCCATGTACGACTGGGCGCACGGGCTGGAGGATTCCATCGAAGGAGTCACGCACTCGCTCTGCACGCTGGAGTTCGAGGTCCACCGGCCGCTGTACGACTGGTTTCTGGAAGTGCTGGGCGTGCACCACCCGCGCCAGATTGAGTTTGCGCGGTTGAATCTGGCTTACACCGTGACCAGCAAGCGCAAACTGGCGGAACTGGTGAGCGGCGGACATGTGACCGGATGGGACGACCCTCGAATGCCGACCCTTTCCGGCTTGCGACGGCGCGGCTATACCGCCAGTTCCATTCGGAACTTCTGCGGGGAAATCGGAGTCGCGAGGCGGGACAGCCTGGTCGACATGGCGCTTCTGGAGAACAGCCTGCGCGAAGAACTGAACCGCACCGCGCCGCGCGTCATGGCGGTGTTGCGTCCGCTGAAAGTCGTGATCGAGAACTACCCCGACGATCAGGTGGAAATGCTCGATGCGGAAAACAATCCGGAGGACGAGGCGGCAGGAAGCCGGGAGATCCCGTTCTCGCGGGAACTGTATGTGGAGCGAACGGACTTTCTGGAAGACGCGCCGCGCAAGTGGTTTCGACTGGCACCGGGGAAGGAGGTGCGCCTGAAGCACGCGTACTTCGTGACCTGCCGGGAAGTCGTGAAAGATCCGAATACCGGGGAAGTGCTGGAGCTTCGCTGCACCTACGATCCCGCATCACGCGGGGGGGCGTCCCCGGACGGGCGCAAGGTGCGCGGAACGCTGCACTGGGTGTCGGCGGCGCAATCCGTGGAGGCCGAGGTGCGCATCTACGACCGCCTGTTCCGGGAACCGGACCCGACCGCGGGGGATGCCGACTTCACGGAACACCTGAACGAGGATTCGCTCCAGACGCTCTCAGGCTGCAGGCTGGAGCCGTCTCTCGGCGAAGTGGAACCGGGCTTCACCTGCCAGTTCATGCGGCACGGGTACTTCCGCGCGGACCCGGTGGATTCGCGCCCGGGGAGTCCCGTGTTTCACCGGACGGCCGCGCTTCGTGACAGCTGGGCGAAGCTGTCGGCGTCGTCGTAG
- a CDS encoding HNH endonuclease: MSNPSAALERPALVLNRNWVPIHQTTGRHALVLLYKAVVRAVNPVDCSLHRFGSWSDLRVSDDAAVVSSVSFRIIVPDIVVLDSFSKIPRRRVPFNRRNLFERDRSTCQYCGKHEDPETMTIDHILPRSRGGTSSWKNCVIACVHCNLKKRDRTPREAGMLLARTPVLPTWSPKLLMRRLPRLASWERVIGEAYWSVELER; encoded by the coding sequence ATGAGCAACCCTTCCGCAGCGCTTGAACGGCCCGCGCTGGTACTCAACCGAAACTGGGTACCCATCCACCAGACGACGGGCCGCCACGCCCTCGTCCTGCTCTACAAGGCCGTGGTGCGTGCGGTGAACCCGGTTGACTGCTCGCTGCATCGCTTTGGGTCGTGGTCGGATCTTCGCGTGAGTGATGACGCCGCTGTGGTTTCGTCCGTGTCTTTCCGAATCATCGTCCCGGACATTGTCGTACTCGATTCGTTCTCGAAGATCCCCAGACGGCGCGTCCCGTTCAACCGCCGAAACCTCTTCGAGCGGGACCGGTCCACCTGTCAGTACTGCGGAAAGCACGAAGATCCGGAGACCATGACGATCGACCACATCCTTCCGCGTTCACGCGGAGGGACTTCTTCCTGGAAGAACTGTGTGATCGCGTGCGTGCACTGCAATCTGAAGAAGCGAGACCGCACCCCCAGAGAAGCCGGGATGCTCCTCGCCAGGACTCCGGTGCTTCCCACCTGGTCGCCGAAACTGCTCATGCGCCGGTTGCCGCGCCTGGCCTCATGGGAGCGCGTGATCGGTGAAGCTTACTGGAGCGTGGAACTGGAGCGGTAG